ACTTTGGAATCCGTATGTGAATCCGCCTTGGAGCAGTAATTATACGATGAATATTAATCTGGAAGAAAATTATTGGCTGGCAGAAAACACCAATCTTTCAGAAATGCATCAGTCTCTTTTGAGTTTTATAAAAAACCTTTCGGTAAACGGAAAAATTACAGCAAAGACTTTTTATGGAGTAAATGAAGGTTGGGCAGCGGCGCATAATTCAGACATTTGGGCGATGACGAATCCCGTTGGACAATTTGGAAAAGAAGATCCAATGTGGGCATGCTGGCCAATGGCACAAGCATGGCTAAGCACACATATTTGGGAGCATTATACTTTTACTCAAGACCTAAATTACTTAAAAAAAGAAGGTTATCCGTTAATGAAAGGCGCGGCAGAATTTTGTTTGGGCTGGCTGGTAACCGATAAAAATGGAAATCTCATTACATCGCCATCCACTTCGCCAGAAAACCAATATAGATTAGCAGATGGTTTTGTTGGTGCAACAATGTATGGAGGAACTGCTGATTTAGCGATGATTCGTGAATGTTTTGATAAAACGATAAAAGCTTCAAAAGTGTTGAATACGGATGCTGCTTTCAGAGATAAATTAGAAAAAGCATTGGCTAAACTTCATCCGTATCAAATTGGCAAAAAAGGAAATCTACAGGAATGGTATTTTGATTGGGACGATAATGATCCAAAGCACCGTCATCAATCACATTTATTTGGGCTTTTTCCTGGCGATCATATCACGCCTTTGAAAACGCCAGATTTGGCAGAAGCTTCTAAGAAAACTTTAGAGATAAAAGGAGATGAAACCACCGGCTGGTCAAAAGGCTGGAGAATCAATCTTTGGGCAAGACTTTGGGACGGAAATCGCGCTTACAAAATGTACCGCGAATTATTGCGTTACGTTGATCCAGACGGAAAAAAAACAGACAAACCAAGAAGAGGTGGAGGAACGTATCCGAATTTATTCGACGCACATCCGCCATTTCAAATTGATGGAAATTTTGGAGGCGCTGCAGCCGTTGCAGAAATGTTAATTCAGTCAAACGAAAACGAAATCCGATTGCTTCCTGCTTTGCCAGATGCTTGGGAAGAAGGTTCTGCAAAAGGAATTTGCGCTAGAGGCGGTTTCGAAATTGAGATGGAATGGAGTAATAAAAAACCACAAAAAGTAATGGTTTCTTCAAAAAATGGAGGAAAAACGATTTTGATTTTCGGTGATAAAAAACAGGAAATCGTTTTGAAAAAAGGAGAGAAGAAAGAGGTTAATTTTTAATAATTATTGTCACCCTGAACGAAGTAAGGGCGCTCCAATTGGGACTGGGCTTCGACTCCGCTCAGCCTGACAAACGATAAAATAAATCCGACAGGTTTTTAAAACCTGTCGGGTTTTGTTTTCAAAATGAGCTCCAGCGGAGCGACATATTAGTTTGTGAATTTATGTCGCTCCGCTGGAGCTCTTTGAATTTAGATGATTTAAATTCTATAGATATTTCGCCTCTTTAAGGCTTTTAAAAAACAAATAATAATTATCCTTTCTCTGAATTTTCTTTTTCTTCAGGTTTCTGAGAATGCTCTTTTTTAAAACTTTCGTACCATTTTTCGATTGACGGATAAACAAAAGCCGCGACTTTTTTCACCGGATTGTAAAAAATAGATTTATCCAAAGTTTCTTGTTTGGCAAAAGTGTTGTTGAAATTGATTTTTTCGAACAAAGCAATAAAAATACTCAGAATCAGAATGGTTTTTAAGACTCTGAAAAATCCGCCACCTAACTTATTCATCCAGCCTAACATGGCAAAATCGGCAATTCCGGTTAGGATTTTGGCCAAGAAATAAACTCCAATGACAACCAGAATAAAAGTTAAGATAAAAGCCGTGATCTGAATATTAGTCGGATTCCAAGAAACATGTTTTGAAATCATTCCCGTCATTAAAGAAGAAAATTTAATCGCAAGATAAATGCCTAATAACAGCGAAATAAAAGAAGCAACTTCTACAAAAAGTCCGTTTTTAATGCCTTTGTATAAACTGTAACACAAAAGCGCACCGACGATAATATCAAAAAAACTCATGTTTTGGGTTTGGTGTTTAATGAGGCGCAAAGATAGATTTTTTTTTGAGGGACAAAGGTTTCAAAGTGGCAAAGGTTCAGAATTATAAAGCGGCAAAGGTTTATTTTGATTTACTTGAATATGTTTTAAACACATAGAATCATAGTTTTTTCTTTGTGAAAAGGCGTTTCACTTATTTTAGCAAATATAGCGATGTGTAAAACTTGTTTTTTTAAATTTTCTCTTCTTCATTTTTTTAAACTATGTTTCTACGTGTTTAAATTTTTTAATGTGTTTGCATTTGAACTATGTATCTTTGCAAATCTAATTTTAGAGTTAGATTGCGATTCTGAGCCTTCAGGATTATATTTTTTAATCCGCAATCTAAAATCTACAATCAAAAATCAAAAATTAAATGTCTAGAGATACACAATTAAAAGAGCGATGGGAAAAGCTCGTTGATATACTTTCCAATCAATTTTCGCAAGGCGAAGATTTAGATTTGGACTCTATAATTTACTTAATCGGAGTTCAGGAATATGGAAAAGTGCACCGTCAATACAAAAAAGATGAAAAACTAAATTTAATGCACATTGCAATCTGCCGATTGCTGGAACCATACGGATTTTACGAATTCGAATATTTTGATGAAGAAGGTTGGCCGCATTATAAAATAAAAGAACAATTGCCTTCGTTAAAAGCAGGTGAACAATCAGTTTTAATGAAAGAAGCGATTGTAAATTATTTTTTAGAAAGAAAACTTATTGAGTAGTTTTTTATAGTTTTCAGTCGCAGTCGCAGTTTGCAGTACTGAGACTGAAAACCGCGACTGAAAACGTGAAAAAATATGTGCAGATACGCAATGACAGCTTATAAACCTCATTACGCTTGTTTTAATTGTCGAAAGACATTTAAAAGAAGATTGATGGGAGATATAAAAAAAGGAGAAAAGTCGGTTTTTGAAGCCAAATGCCCCGAGTGTGGAGAATTAATGGCCAATATGGGATTGGATTTTGAATCGCCAAAAAAGGACGATTTAAAGAAATGGGAACATCTTAAAAGTCTGTATTCTGTTGGCATTACTTTTCATTCTTGCGGTTGCAGCGGACCAGGTTATATTCCGAATTCGAAAGAAAAACTAATTGAATATTTCGAAGAGATAAAAAAAACATATCTCAAGAATATGGAATTCTGGCGCAATAGAGTAGAGCCTTCTACCAAAAAAGAAAAAGAACAGGATTATAATAGAAACTGGTCTAAATTAGGAGAGATTTCTTCAAATTACAAAAAAGAAATAGTTACGAATCAAAAAGGACTGGATTATTGGCATCAAAAAATAAAAGAAATCGAAGAGAAAATAAATCTTATAAAATAATTACAGGTCAGCAAATAATAATCATTTAAAAATTAGCTGTGATTCGTTAAATAGGTTTGCAGAATTCTTAAAACTGTTGCTGTGACTGCGCACTTTAAACTAAAAAGACTAAATTTGTATTTCAATTATTGAAGGAAAATGATAGATAAGATAAAACAACATATAGAGGAAGCTAAAGCCTTTAATGATAAAAACAAAGAATCTTTAGAGCAATTCCGAATTAAATATTTAGGAAGTAAGGGGTTATTAAAGGAACTTTTTGCGGAGTTTAAAAATATTCCAAACGATCAGAAAAAAGATTTTGGACAAGTAATTAATACTCTTAAAGCGGTTGCCGAAGAAAAAGTAAGAGTTATTCAGGAAGAACTTGAAAGTAAAGAAGAAAGTGTAGGTGTTTTTGGTGATTTAACACGTGCAGCAGAACCGGTTCTTATTGGTTCTCGCCATCCTATTTCTATCGTTAAAAATCAGATTATAGATATTTTTGCCAATATCGGATTCAACGTTTCTGAAGGTCCAGAAATCGAAGACGACTGGCATAACTTTACGGCATTGAACTTGCCAGAATATCACCCAGCGCGTGATATGCAGGATACGTTTTTCATTCAAACCAATCCAGATGTCTTGTTGCGTACGCATACATCATCGGTTCAGGTGCGTTATATGGAAAATCACAAACCGCCAATCCGTACGATTTCACCGGGACGTGTTTTCCGTAATGAAGCAATTTCATCTCGTTCGCACTGTATTTTCCATCAAGTGGAAGGATTGTACATTGACAAAGATGTTTCTTTCGCCGATTTGAAACAAACGTTACTTTATTTCACTAAAGAAATGTTCGGAAAATCTAAAATTCGTCTTCGTCCGTCGTATTTCCCATTTACAGAGCCAAGTGCTGAAATTGATATCTATTGGGGATTAAAAACAGAAACCGATTACAGAATTACCAAAGGAACGGGCTGGTTAGAAATTGGAGGCTGCGGAATGGTAGATCCAAATGTTCTTAAAAATTGTGACATCAACCCAGACGAATACAACGGATTTGCTTTCGGAATGGGAGTAGAGCGTATTGCAATGCTTTTATACCAAATTGGAGATATCCGTATGTTCTACGAAAATGATGTTCGTTTCTTAGAGCAATTTAAAGCAAATATATAATTTAAGCCATAAAGTCGTAAAGTCGAAAGTTGAAAGCCTCAGAGTAGGTTTTTGACTTTCGACTTTATGACTTTCAAACTTTCGACTAATATGAAAAAAGATATAATAATTCCAGAAGTTGAAAACGTGTTTCTTGCTGCAGTGCAGGAATGGAGCGACGATTTTATGGAAAAAGTGTGGTACGCTTATTTAGTTAACGACAGCGATTTTAACTTAGACAGCGTAATGGTGGTTTCAAAAGCATTTGGAACAATCGACGGCGAAATGAAAAAGACGTCTATTTTACGTCATGCTTTTGTTGAAGTTCCTTCGGTTTCTGTTGTGAAGATAGAATTAGTAGAAAAAAGCCTTTTGGCGCTTAATAACGAATTTATGGTAACGTTCTTCATCGGAAATACTCTATACGACCAGAAGTTCATTTTTAAAGCCAATTCAATCAATGAAAATAATACTGAAGAAGTACCGATTTTGTTTGTTGAAGGGGTAATGGTGAAATAGATTTTTAAAGAAGAAAGAAGCAAGAGAAAAGACTTCTTTAAGATAGAATAAAAGAGAAAGAGCCAAGACTGTAAATTCAGTTTGGCTCTTTTTTATTTTCTGCACAAAAAGAAAAATCTTTCCTCTTGCTTCTTTCTTCTAATTTTGCAAAAAATCTTCCTCTTGATTCTTTCTTCTATCGAGTCTAGAAAGATTAATCCAAAGACTCCGTTAATTTCTTGAAAACTGTTTTGGCATCTTTTCCATCATATAAAACAGCGTAAACCGCATCGATAATTGGCGTTTTGGCACCGTAGCCTTGATTGAGTTTATAAGCGCTTTTTGTGGCGTAATAACCTTCGGCAACCATGCTCATTTCCATCATAGCGCTTTTTACAGTATATCCTTTTCCTATCATGTTTCCGAACATTCTATTTCTTGAGAAAACCGAATATCCTGTAACCAATAAATCGCCCAAATAAGCTGAATCATTAATGTTACGTTTCATTTTGTGTACTTTTCTAATGAATTTCTTCATCTCACGAATCGCATTACTCATTAAAACCGACTGGAAGTTATCGCCATAACCTAAACCATGTGCAATTCCGGCAGCAATCGAATAAATGTTTTTCAGCATCGCCGCATATTCAGTTCCGATGATATCGTCTGAAATTTTAGCTTTGATATAATTTCCTGAAAGTGACTTAGCCACGATTTTGGCTTTATCAGGATCTCCACACGCAATAGTTAAATAAGAAAGTCTTTCTAATGCTACTTCTTCGGCGTGGCAAGGACCAGTAATTACTCCAATATTGTAATAGGGGATATCGTATTGAATATGGAAATGCTCACCAACAATTAAACTGGTTTCGGGCACAATTCCTTTAATAGCTGAAAATATAATTTTATCAGACAGCGAAACTGTCATATTTTGAAGTTCGGCATCTAAGAAAGCTGAAGGAATAGCAAAAATGATATAATCTGCGTATTCAATAGCCTCATTTATATTGCTTGTTAATTTGAGTTTGTTAATGTCAAATTCAACTGAACTTAAATAGTTTGGATTGTGTTTGTATTTCTGAATATGCTCTATGGCAGACTCATTACGCATATACCACGCAATTTCGGAAAGATTAACGCATAACATTTTTGCAATTGCCGTTGCCCAGCTTCCACCACCAATTACTGCAAATTTTAATTTTTCACTCATTATTTTATTAATTTGAAACAAAAGTACTTAATAATGTAATAATAACATAAAATCTGATTTAAGAAATTTATAAATCACCTTTAAATACAATGGTTTTCAGTTGGTTTTACCTAAAAATAAAAAAAATTACCGCCTTGCACAATAAAGTAAAAAAACTTGCGTTGTAAGTGTTTAGAAATTAGAATTTTAATGAATTTATCAAGATTTGAGTTAGTTAGTTTTGTTTTAGTAATTTGAAAAGGCGTTCCTAAACTTGTTAAGAACGCCTTTTCTATTTCTATCTAAATTATAATTTCTAAATCCTAAATTCCCGAATTTAGAAAACCTTGGAATTTGAAATTTAAAAAAAATTGGAATTTTATTTAATATGAAAGTTCCACAATAGATCTCACTTTGTCTAAAGTCACCAATTGATTTTCGCCTAAACCTTTCCAGCCTCTTTCGTCGAAACGATTTACGATAAAGTCGGCTGTTTTAGAATAATCTTCTGTGTATTGAGAAAGTTTGGTGTCCATTCCCATGGTATGGAAAAATTCTACGGTTTTGTTGATCGCTTCTTTTGCTACTTCTTCATCAGAACCTGTTAAATTAAAGATTCTTCTTCCGTATTGTGCCAGTTTTCCCTTTTTAGTTTCGAACATCACATGATACAAACTTGGACCTATAATGGCCAAAGTTCTGGCATGGTCAATTTCGTAAAGAGCAGTCAATTCGTGACCAATCATATGCGTTGCCCAATCACTTGGAACACCTTTTTGAATTAATCCGTTTAAAGCCATAGTACAGCTCCACATAAAATTCGAAGCCAAAGTATAATCGGTTGGATTTTTTACAATTCCAGGTCCAACTTCAATTAGAGTTTGAAGAACACCTTCGGCAATTCTATCCTGAAGAAAAGCATCCGTTGGATACGTTAAATATTGCTCCATTACGTGTGTGTAAGCATCTACAACACCATTTTCGATTTGCCTTTTTGGTAAAGATGCAATTACCGAAGGATCACAAATAGAGAATTGAGGAAACAAAGCGCTTCCGCCAGAAGATAATTTTTCCTGAGTAGCTTCAATGGTTACTACATATCCAGAATTCATTTCACTTCCCGTTGCTGGTAACGTTAAAACAGTTCCGAATGGCATTGCATTTTCTTTAATCAAGATTCTTTTTTGAAGAATATCAATTGGATTTCCGTCAAAATTAACCGCAGCTGAAATAAATTTCACACCATCAATTACAGATCCGCCGCCAACAGCAAGGATAAAATCGATTTTTTCTGCTTTAATTACATCAACGGCTTTCATCAACGTTTCAAATCTAGGGTTTGGTTCGATTCCGCCAAATTCTACAATATCAAAACCTTTCAGATTGTGGATTACCTGATCGTAAATTCCGTTTTTAAAGATACTTCCGCCACCATAAGCCAAAAGAATTTTAGCATTTTTTGGTACTAAAGTCGAAAGTTTTGAAATCTGCCCTTTCCCGAAAACTAAATTCGTAGGGTTGTATAATTCAAAGTTTAGCATTTTTTTTAAAGGTTCTAAGATGCTAAGGTACTCAGGTTCTAAGTTTTATTGAATTGAACTTAATCAGCAAACTTAGCATCGTTGTTAATTTAATTTTATTGATTAGTGAATAGGATTAAGATTTTAGTTTCTAGGAAAAACACCTCAGAACTTTAGCGTCTAAGTCCCTTAGCACCTTTATTTCAACTCTTGCAGCAATTTTCCAGCTACCAATTTAGACGAAGCTGGGTTTTGACCTGTAATTAAAAGTCCGTCGGCTACTGCGTAAGGCTGCCAGTTTGGTCCTTTAGAAAAAATTCCTCCGTTTGATGCCAATGCATCTTCCAATAAAAATGGAACCACTTTAGTTAAACCAACTGCTTCTTCTTCGGCATTTGTAAAACCAGTTATTTTTTTGCCTTTTACCAGATATTCGCCTTTTACTTTTACATTTTTTAAAACCGCAGGGGCATGACATACAAAGGCTACAGGTTTGTTATGCGTGTAAAAAGCTTCTATTAAAGCAATTGAGCTTTTATCTTCCACTAAATCCCAAAGCGGACCGTGACCACCCGGATAAAATACAGCGTCGTAATCTTTTTGGTTAACGGTTGAAAGTTTCAAAGTGTTTTTTAATTTTTCCTGTAAAACTTGGTCAGCATCAAAACGCTTAGTATCTTCAGTTGCCGATGCTGGATCAGCACTTTTTGGATCAATTGGCGGTTGTCCTCCAAGCGGAGAAGCAATTGTAATTTCTACTCCCTGATCTAGTAATTCATAATAAGGTGCTGCGAATTCTTCAGACCAGAATCCGGTTTTTTCTCCTGTGTTGCCCAGTTTATCATTGCTGGTAACAACAAACAATACTTTTTTCATACCTTTTTTATTTGATTTTTGAGCCAATGCTGAAAAGCTTACGGCTGTAAATGCAGTTATTGCGAATAGTGCTATTTTCTTCATAATATTAAATTTTGAACAAATTTACGGGGAATGTGATATTTGTAAAAATAAAATAAACTATGTTTGTTATAAATAATTTTATGTCATGGTAAATTTAGAATGGTACAGAACCTTTAAGGCAGTGTATAAAAACGGAAACTTTTCAGTAGCCGCAAAAGAATTGTTTATGAGCCAGCCAGCCGTTAGTCAGCAGATTTCAATGTTGGAAGCTCACGTTGGAAATAAATTATTCAATCGGAAATCGAAAGGAGTAGAGCCAACAGAATACGCTAAGTTACTGAATAATTTGATAATAGATGCGCTCGATCGTCTTGAAAGTGTCGAAACTGGTTTTAGAGCCAAAGCAGAAGATGCGACAAGACTAATTTCGGTTGGAATTTCAAAACATCTTTTTGACTGTATTGGAAATCTCTTAATCTCCAAGTTTGATTTAATTGATTTTACTTTCGCAGAAAATGACGAACTTTTTGCATTGGTAGATTCTAAAAAACTCGATTTTGCCATTACTACAAAACGATTCGATACTTTTGATACCACTTATGAAATTGTGGGTAAAATCAAACTGATTTTGGTCGCGCCGTCAAGTTTGGACATAACTGAATTCCGCCAAAAATTAAAAGCAGATAATTTTACGGAAATTGAACAATGGCTTAATGCACAAAAATGGTATAGTCATGATGCGCGAATTCCACATATAAAATTATTCTGGCTTCATGCTTTTAATAAAAAAAGACCATCAATGGTGCCTAATTATATCATTCCATCAGAATCTGAAATGTTGAGATTGTTGGCAAAAAATGATGGAGTTGCCGTGACTTGGAATTGCAATGCAAGAAATTATATAAAAGAAAACAAATTACAGTTGGTGTGGAACAGTTTTCACGTTCCCGAAGAATTTGTGTATTTGCTAACGCCTAAAAATAACAGTGCCAAATCAATTTTCGATGTAATTGAAAAAGAGCTCAAATTATTTTTTGGTAATAGATTATAATACAGTTTAAATAGAATAGGAACATTTTATAAAGTATGCGAAAATTCTTCTTTTTGCTTTGACTTGATCTTTTAAAAGAATATTTTTGATATACAAACCACTAAAATTTTCCAGTATGAAAAAGATCTCAACTATTTTAATGTTTATAATGCTGTTTTTTATAATTAATTCTTGCAGTAAAAGTGATGATGAAGCTATAGTAGATTGTTTAGGAGATTCTATTCTTACTGAATTAAAACATCCTGTAGATGCAGCGGATTCAAAAAAAATTAACTTTTCAATTGAATACGCTGGCAGCGATAGAACGCTGAGTAATGTAAAATGGACTTTTGGAGATGGACAAACAGCAACAGGTCTTTCAGTTTCTCATACCTACAGTACAGCGGGTTCTTATACAGTTAAGGCAGAAGTTACTACAAAAAAAGGTAGTTCTTCAGAATGTACTCATGAGAAAACGAAAACAATTACTGTGAATTAGAAAAACCAAAATAAGATTTTTTTGAGAGTCAGTTTTATAATTTATGCTTCTGCATCAGATTATAAAATTGACTCTCATTCGTTATATTTGTTTGATATGATTTTTGAATATGGAAAAGTTACAAAATATTAGAATAGCAGTTGATGCGATTGTTTTTGGTTATAAAAACAATGATTTATACGTGTTATTAATTGAACAAAAGTTTGGTTCAGCCGATAAATATTGGGCGTTACCAGGAGGTTTGGTACAGAATGAAGAATCTTTGAGCGATGCGGTTATTCGTGAATTGCACGAAGAAACGAATGTGCAGCTTAATTTCATGGAACAGCTTTACACTTTTGGAGATGATATTTTTAGAGATTCCAGAAACCGTGTTATTTCGGTTGCGTATTATGCTTTGGTCGATGCCTCGAATTTAGAAATTAAAGCCAATACTGATGCCGAAAGAGTACAATGGTTTAAGATTGATGAAATTCCGTCTTTGGCATTCGATCATAATTTGATTTTGAAAAAAGCCATTGCAAGATTAAAATCAAAACTGACTTACGAGCCAATCGGTTTCGATTTGCTTCCTAATGAATTTTTATTTTCTGATTTAGAAAACCTGTATTGTACCATTTTGGAAAAGGAAATTGACAGAAGAAATTTCAGAAAAAAAATATTGAGTTACGGTATTTTGGAACAAACCGATAAAATTGCTCCCGTTAAAAACGGAAGACCAGCAAAACTTTTTAAGTTTAATAAACTGAAATACAATTTATTAGTTAAAGAAGGCTTCCACTTCGAAATAAAGTTTGCGTAATTTTTACACAAAATATATTGTTTATTTAAAATTAAATTCTACATTTGCGTATAATTAACGCAAACCTAAAAGCTATGATACTAAATCTCGACCCAAAATTCGCTCCTTTTCAAAATCAGGATCAAATTAAATCTCAAAGTTTTACTTTTTCTGGTGGAGAACCACACATTAAAATTGTTCCCGATTTTGATACCAACAGAAAAGTAACGATTACACACCGATTAAATTCATTCAACGATTTGGGTTTGTTGTGTATTACTGTGGATGCTTTACGCAGAATGGACGTTAAGATTATCGATCTTTTTATTCCTTATTTTCCAGCGGCAAGACAAGATCGTGTTATGATTCCGGGAGAGCCATTGTCTGTAAAAGTATATGCGGAT
This is a stretch of genomic DNA from Flavobacterium endoglycinae. It encodes these proteins:
- a CDS encoding type 1 glutamine amidotransferase domain-containing protein; its protein translation is MKKIALFAITAFTAVSFSALAQKSNKKGMKKVLFVVTSNDKLGNTGEKTGFWSEEFAAPYYELLDQGVEITIASPLGGQPPIDPKSADPASATEDTKRFDADQVLQEKLKNTLKLSTVNQKDYDAVFYPGGHGPLWDLVEDKSSIALIEAFYTHNKPVAFVCHAPAVLKNVKVKGEYLVKGKKITGFTNAEEEAVGLTKVVPFLLEDALASNGGIFSKGPNWQPYAVADGLLITGQNPASSKLVAGKLLQELK
- a CDS encoding iron-containing alcohol dehydrogenase encodes the protein MLNFELYNPTNLVFGKGQISKLSTLVPKNAKILLAYGGGSIFKNGIYDQVIHNLKGFDIVEFGGIEPNPRFETLMKAVDVIKAEKIDFILAVGGGSVIDGVKFISAAVNFDGNPIDILQKRILIKENAMPFGTVLTLPATGSEMNSGYVVTIEATQEKLSSGGSALFPQFSICDPSVIASLPKRQIENGVVDAYTHVMEQYLTYPTDAFLQDRIAEGVLQTLIEVGPGIVKNPTDYTLASNFMWSCTMALNGLIQKGVPSDWATHMIGHELTALYEIDHARTLAIIGPSLYHVMFETKKGKLAQYGRRIFNLTGSDEEVAKEAINKTVEFFHTMGMDTKLSQYTEDYSKTADFIVNRFDERGWKGLGENQLVTLDKVRSIVELSY
- a CDS encoding glycoside hydrolase family 95 protein codes for the protein MHSSFIKKTFFILLLTFYGTTISAQSKNVLWYKQPAEFFEESLVLGNGKMGATVFGGVNSDKIYLNDITLWSGEPVNANMSPEAYKNIPAIRDALKNENYKLAEELNKKVQGKNSESYAPLGTLEVNNSEKGKATNYYRELDLANATSKVTYEMDGVKYTREYFVSAPDQIMVIKLTSSEKGALNFDISLKSLLKSEVSVRNNVLVMNGTAPIHENAGYKVQEKYLQIPERGTRFTTLLQVKKVDGQLTSSRTALTIKNASEVYIYVSVATSFNGFDKNPATEGVDDVSIALQNLNKAYAKPFDKLKENHIADYQKFFNRVDLNLGKTTAPDLPTDERLLRYADGKEDKNLEILYFNFGRYLLISSSRTLGVPANLQGLWNPYVNPPWSSNYTMNINLEENYWLAENTNLSEMHQSLLSFIKNLSVNGKITAKTFYGVNEGWAAAHNSDIWAMTNPVGQFGKEDPMWACWPMAQAWLSTHIWEHYTFTQDLNYLKKEGYPLMKGAAEFCLGWLVTDKNGNLITSPSTSPENQYRLADGFVGATMYGGTADLAMIRECFDKTIKASKVLNTDAAFRDKLEKALAKLHPYQIGKKGNLQEWYFDWDDNDPKHRHQSHLFGLFPGDHITPLKTPDLAEASKKTLEIKGDETTGWSKGWRINLWARLWDGNRAYKMYRELLRYVDPDGKKTDKPRRGGGTYPNLFDAHPPFQIDGNFGGAAAVAEMLIQSNENEIRLLPALPDAWEEGSAKGICARGGFEIEMEWSNKKPQKVMVSSKNGGKTILIFGDKKQEIVLKKGEKKEVNF
- a CDS encoding LysR family transcriptional regulator, which codes for MVNLEWYRTFKAVYKNGNFSVAAKELFMSQPAVSQQISMLEAHVGNKLFNRKSKGVEPTEYAKLLNNLIIDALDRLESVETGFRAKAEDATRLISVGISKHLFDCIGNLLISKFDLIDFTFAENDELFALVDSKKLDFAITTKRFDTFDTTYEIVGKIKLILVAPSSLDITEFRQKLKADNFTEIEQWLNAQKWYSHDARIPHIKLFWLHAFNKKRPSMVPNYIIPSESEMLRLLAKNDGVAVTWNCNARNYIKENKLQLVWNSFHVPEEFVYLLTPKNNSAKSIFDVIEKELKLFFGNRL
- a CDS encoding NAD(P)H-dependent glycerol-3-phosphate dehydrogenase; this translates as MSEKLKFAVIGGGSWATAIAKMLCVNLSEIAWYMRNESAIEHIQKYKHNPNYLSSVEFDINKLKLTSNINEAIEYADYIIFAIPSAFLDAELQNMTVSLSDKIIFSAIKGIVPETSLIVGEHFHIQYDIPYYNIGVITGPCHAEEVALERLSYLTIACGDPDKAKIVAKSLSGNYIKAKISDDIIGTEYAAMLKNIYSIAAGIAHGLGYGDNFQSVLMSNAIREMKKFIRKVHKMKRNINDSAYLGDLLVTGYSVFSRNRMFGNMIGKGYTVKSAMMEMSMVAEGYYATKSAYKLNQGYGAKTPIIDAVYAVLYDGKDAKTVFKKLTESLD
- a CDS encoding NUDIX hydrolase, which codes for MEKLQNIRIAVDAIVFGYKNNDLYVLLIEQKFGSADKYWALPGGLVQNEESLSDAVIRELHEETNVQLNFMEQLYTFGDDIFRDSRNRVISVAYYALVDASNLEIKANTDAERVQWFKIDEIPSLAFDHNLILKKAIARLKSKLTYEPIGFDLLPNEFLFSDLENLYCTILEKEIDRRNFRKKILSYGILEQTDKIAPVKNGRPAKLFKFNKLKYNLLVKEGFHFEIKFA
- the pheS gene encoding phenylalanine--tRNA ligase subunit alpha, with protein sequence MIDKIKQHIEEAKAFNDKNKESLEQFRIKYLGSKGLLKELFAEFKNIPNDQKKDFGQVINTLKAVAEEKVRVIQEELESKEESVGVFGDLTRAAEPVLIGSRHPISIVKNQIIDIFANIGFNVSEGPEIEDDWHNFTALNLPEYHPARDMQDTFFIQTNPDVLLRTHTSSVQVRYMENHKPPIRTISPGRVFRNEAISSRSHCIFHQVEGLYIDKDVSFADLKQTLLYFTKEMFGKSKIRLRPSYFPFTEPSAEIDIYWGLKTETDYRITKGTGWLEIGGCGMVDPNVLKNCDINPDEYNGFAFGMGVERIAMLLYQIGDIRMFYENDVRFLEQFKANI
- a CDS encoding CvpA family protein; its protein translation is MSFFDIIVGALLCYSLYKGIKNGLFVEVASFISLLLGIYLAIKFSSLMTGMISKHVSWNPTNIQITAFILTFILVVIGVYFLAKILTGIADFAMLGWMNKLGGGFFRVLKTILILSIFIALFEKINFNNTFAKQETLDKSIFYNPVKKVAAFVYPSIEKWYESFKKEHSQKPEEKENSEKG
- a CDS encoding PKD domain-containing protein, whose protein sequence is MKKISTILMFIMLFFIINSCSKSDDEAIVDCLGDSILTELKHPVDAADSKKINFSIEYAGSDRTLSNVKWTFGDGQTATGLSVSHTYSTAGSYTVKAEVTTKKGSSSECTHEKTKTITVN